One genomic segment of Capricornis sumatraensis isolate serow.1 chromosome 6, serow.2, whole genome shotgun sequence includes these proteins:
- the R3HCC1 gene encoding R3H and coiled-coil domain-containing protein 1, whose protein sequence is MPPPGRAVALQLREARVVPGLRGAQASGDPRAAAATRGAAAETLPAPPRPCRGPWARALPSSEPGPSPIGGETVSSVVEGPGFCALIAAVSVAPQALPPVTLALLCLDGVFLSTAENDFVQRIREELDRFLLQKQLSKVLLFPPLSSRLRYLIHRTAENFDLLSSFSVGEGWRRRTVICHLDIRLPSSDGFSGPCRPPASHPSKYRGPRKPTASQGAAAGPRGVRAGRWHRGRKPDQALYVPRVLRQQEEGVLPAPAELQGDAPAGGLSEEPGDTGAGNPTADQELPVSVTQATEDQKGPGQGCEKESLPDPLAAEPSGHESHAGTGDRSELAAQLEHVLQLDLEEGNGTELERSLAAEEEVEEEEVEEEGPGSCPEDDFSELLQEITNNLTQKEIQVEKIHVDTSSFVDELPGEKDFAHVVEIYDFEPVLKTEDLLATFSEFQEKGFKIQWVDDTHALGVFPCPASAAEALTRDFSTLKIRPLTQGARQSKLKALQRPKLLHLAKERPQTNTAVARRLVARALGLQHRKKERPTVEPPAVLRP, encoded by the exons ATGCCTCCCCCGGGCCGCGCGGTGGCGCTGCAGCTCCGCGAGGCCCGGGTGGTTCCGGGGCTCAGGGGCGCGCAGGCTTCTGGGGACCCAAGAGCTGCGGCGGCGACGCGCGGGGCGGCCGCGGAGA ccctccctgccccaccacgGCCCTGCCGGGGGCCCTGGGCACGAGCCTTACCCTCCTCGGAGCCCGGCCCGTCTCCGATCGGAGGAGAGACCGTGTCCTCGGTCGTGGAAGGGCCCGGGTTCTGTGCTCTGATCGCGGCGGTGTCGGTTGCCCCGCAGGCTCTCCCACCTGTCACCCTGGCCCTTCTCTGCTTGGACGGCGTCTTCCTCTCCACAGCCGAGAATGACTTCGTGCAGCGCATCCGGGAGGAACTGGACCGCTTCCTGCTGCAGAAGCAGCTGTCAAA GGTCCTCCTCTTTCCCCCACTCTCCAGTCGGCTCCGGTACCTGATCCACAGGACAGCAGAGAATTTTGACCTTTTGAGCAGCTTCTCTGTTGGAGAGGGCTGGAGAAGGAGGACAGTCATCTGTCACCTGGACATCAG GTTACCCAGTTCAGACGGATTCTCTGGCCCCTGCcgccctcctgcctcccaccctaGCAAGTACCGAGGTCCTCGGAAGCCCACCGCAAGTCAGGGAGCGGCTGCTGGTCCCCGAGGGGTGAGGGCCGGCCGGTGGCATCGTGGACGCAAGCCGGACCAGGCCTTGTATGTGCCCCGGGTGCTGCGCCAGCAGGAAGAAGGAGTGCTGCCCGCTCCTGCAGAGCTCCAGGGAGATGCTCCAGCTGGCGGGCTCTCGGAAGAACCAGGAGATACTGGTGCTGGGAACCCCACTGCCGATCAGGAACTTCCCGTGTCGGTGACTCAGGCAACAGAGGACCAAAAAGGCCCTGGTCAAGGCTGTGAGAAAGAGTCGCTGCCAGACCCATTGGCTGCTGAACCCTCAGGGCATGAGAGCCACGCAGGGACTGGAGACAGGTCGGAGTTAGCTGCACAGCTGGAGCACGTGCTGCAGCTGGACTTGGAGGAGGGAAATGGGACTGagctggagaggagcctggcagcagaGGAGGAAGTAGAAGAGGAAGAGGTGGAAGAGGAGGGGCCAGGCAGCTGCCCTGAGGACGATTTCAGTGAATTGCTGCAGGAG ATAACGAACAATCTGACCCAGAAGGAGATTCAGGTAGAGAAGATCCACGTGGACACATCATCCTTTGTAGACGAGCTGCCTGGAGAGAAGGATTTTGCGCACGTGGTGGAGATCTATGACTTTGAGCCGGTGCTCAAGACTGAGGACCTGCTGGCtaccttctctgagttcca AGAGAAGGGGTTCAAGATCCAGTGGGTGGACGACACGCATGCACTCGGCGTCTTCCCCTGCCCAGCTTCAG CTGCTGaggccctgaccagggatttctCCACACTGAAGATCCGGCCCCTGACGCAGGGAGCCAGGCAGTCCAAGCTGAAGGCCCTGCAGAGGCCAA AGCTCCTGCATCTGGCAAAGGAGAGACCACAGACAAATACAGCTGTGGCCCGGAGGCTGGTGGCCCGGGCCCTGGGGCTCCAACACAGAAAGAAGGAGCGGCCTACAGTGGAGCCTCCTGCTGTTCTGAGGCCCTGA